The window AAAGTGGTCGGTCGTGAGGGAATCACACAAATTAATGGTATTGATTCCAAACAAGAAAATGGAGTAAAACTCCAAAAAAATAAAACAACTGGAAATTTAGAAATTGTCTCCAGTAACACAGCTTTAAATACATTTGAAATTGCCCAATCGGAAATCCTTCCCAATACAGAAGATTCGGTGAAACTTCGTTTAACAAGTCCAACTGGCGAAGAGTTAAATCTTGAATCCATGGGAATTCCAAAAGCATTTAAAGGCGCGGAAACATTAAAGGAATATGTAAAAAACATTCCCAAGACAATTGATGAAATTCAATCTAATGCAAACAATGTCCAACAGGCAGCAATGAATGCTGCACTTCGATTTGGAGTTGGAAAGTTTGACCGAGAAGCAGGGAAATATATCTACGAAATCCAAAATGTGAATGTGGTATTGGCATTATTTAAAAACAATTCTGTGTTCAACGCGAGTGATAGTGAATATTCACAAGAGGTTTCGAGTCGATTTGGAGAAACGATTATTACGAAGTTTTATCAGAAATATGATAAGGCAACAAAAGTACAAACCTTGTTTTTAAATTATGAAAATGAAGGATGTGCGAGAGAATGTAGTACCTATCCTGTTCCAGATAACTTATGTTTTACTACTGGGGATAGCCTGATTGTCAAGTTTACACCAAGTGATTTAGAAGCTTTATCTGAAGTTGATGTTAAGTTTAGTGCAGCAAAGTCGGAATATTGTAACTATCCATTCGGAAATCCAGAATAGTTTTTGTTTCGCTTTAAAGCGTTTGTATTTTTACTGATCTGCAATTCATTTAGTTGCAGTGAATCTAAAATACTAAATCCAATGTCCAATGGAAAATTTCCGTTGGACATTTCATCCAATCATTGGAATTCCACGAAGGATTGTGAACGTTGCCACAAATCCATCAGCCAATCCCATCAAAAATCAGCACATGCCAACGCTTGGAAAGATCCAATTTTCCAAATAGCGTTTCAAAAAGAACCTAGACAATGGTGTATGAATTGCCATGCCCCACTTCATACTTTTGGACCCAAATTTGAATTCTCAAAGCTAATACAGTCACAACCAAACAAGGAAACCTGGGCCGAAGGTGTTAACTGTGCCGTTTGCCATGTGAGGGACAATGAAATTTATGGGAAACACAATCGAGATGATATCAAAGACCACCGTGTGATTCGAGATGAAGTATTTTCGAATAACTCATTGTGTAACAATTGCCATCTCTTCCATTTCCCACAAAAACATTTTCCTGAAGTAGAATATACGAATGTAATCATGCAAGGAACGGGATCTGAATCGGATAGGTTGATCTCAAAAGTAACAAAAACCGAGCTTTGTGTCAATTGTCACCTTAAAAACAATCATAAACTCAATGGTACCGTTTTTGATTTGGATTGGATGGATAATTGGAAAGTAGATGTTGCTACAACCGCAAAGGACAAAGAACATTTAGTCCAGTTAACCTTGAAATTCCCTAAAATGGGACACAAATTTCCCACAGGTGATTTATTTCGCTCTCTGGTGTTTCGAATTTTTGATAAAAATCAGAATGTGATCTCTGAATATCGTTTTGAAAGAAAAATGCGTTTGGTCGATTTGTATGAAATCCGTGATACACGGTTATCCCCAAATTCGGATACAAAGTTTACGAAGTCCTTCTTAGTGAAAGAGATACCTGATCAATGTGAATTGGTTTACCATCTCCAATTACCTATCGAGCATGAGCTCATTGGACATTTAAGTGAGTTTGGCCTCAAACGTAAGATTTTTCGCGACAATTGTTTTAAAAAAACGAATAAAATGTAGATTGACAAAATATATCTAATAGATATAGCTGATAAATATATCTATTAGATATATAGGTGGCTTAAGTTGAATCAAAACATTTTAGTAGTTCTTGGACATCCCAATCCTAATTCTTATTGTGCCCAATTAGCAGAAACATATTCTGAAGCAGCGAAAAAATCTGGTGATAGTGTTACCTTATTAAAGATAGGTGAACTAAATTTTGATTATAATTTAAACCATGGATATTCAAAAGATAAAAAACAAGAGTTAGAACCAGACATCATAAAAAGTCAGATGTTAATCCAAAATGCAGATCATTTAGTTTTTGTTTATCCTAGTTGGTGGGCAAGTATGCCTGCTATGTTAAAGGCATGGATAGACAGGGTCTTTTTACCTGGATTTGCTTTTTCGTATCAAAAACATTCCCCATTTCCAAAACAACTACTCAAAGGGAAAACGGCACGTATACTCATCACAATGGATGCTCCTACCTGGTATTACAAATGGTTCAATCGAAGTCCAGGGGTTCAGTTATTAAAACATGGAACCTTAGAGTTCTGCGGAATCAAACCTGTGAAGGTAACTTATTTTGACCAAATTCGATTTCGTAAACAAAATACCTTAGATAAGTGGATCAAAAAATCAGAACGAATGGGCTCTCGAGGTGAATGATATGTTGGGGAAATTCAAAAATGCAAATTCATTTAAAGAATCGGGAAGTTATTTTGATTACAAAGGTCGTTCCATCTTCTACGGAACAATAGGGAAAGGTGAGACTTTACTTTTGTTACATGGTTATCCTTTTAATAGTTATGACTGGAATTGGGTTTTGGAAGATTTTTCGAATCATTTCAATTTGGTATATCTCGATTTTTTAGGGATGGGATTTTCAGAAAAACCAAAAAATCATAAGTATTCATTTGAGGAATATGTTGATATCATCAATTCTCTAATGAAAGAGTTAAACATAAAAGAAGTTCAAATTTTAGCCCATGATTTGGCGGTGAGTGTCGTACAAGAAATGTTGGCTACGGATCAAAATTTAAACTTTAAAATTAAGTCCGTAGCGTTTATGAATGGAGGATTGTTTACAGACGTTTACAAACCAAGGTTGATCCAAAGGTTACTATCACAAACACCAAATATTGTTGGGAAATTTATTAGTAAAAAAATGAGTCGTAGATCGGTAGAGAGTTCTCTCCAAAAAGTATTCGGTCCCAATACACAACCGAATGAAATATTATTAGAGGAATATTGGAATATTCTAAATTATAATGATGGTAAAAATATTGCCTATTTGATTGGTCGTTTGGTATTTGAGAAAGTGCATTACCAAACTAGATGGATCCAAGCGCAAAAAAATACGAATATTCCTTTTTGTTATATTTGTGGGCCATTTGATCCAAATTCTGGAACTCATATGGCAATTCGTTTTAAAAAAGAATATCCATTTGCCCCCGTGTTTTATTTATCTAGTTTCATAGGGCACTGGCCTCAAATTGAGGCGCCTGCGGAAGTGGTTTCCGCCTATCTACAATTCCAGAAGGAGATAATTTCGAATCCCAGTTAAGATGAAACGAGAAAGCAAAACACAATATGCACTTTTAGGAATTTTATCACAATGTGAGATGAATGGATATGAAATTCGTAAATACATCGAATCAACAATCAGCTTTTTTTGGAGCGAAAGTTTTGGTCAGATTTATCCAACCTTAAGTAAGTTGGAGGAAGATGGTTTCATAAAAGAATGGGAAAAGACAGATACCAATGGTAAGAAAAAAAAAGTATTCAAAGTCACTCGCTCTGGATTAGA of the Leptospira biflexa serovar Patoc strain 'Patoc 1 (Paris)' genome contains:
- a CDS encoding multiheme c-type cytochrome; this translates as MFRFKAFVFLLICNSFSCSESKILNPMSNGKFPLDISSNHWNSTKDCERCHKSISQSHQKSAHANAWKDPIFQIAFQKEPRQWCMNCHAPLHTFGPKFEFSKLIQSQPNKETWAEGVNCAVCHVRDNEIYGKHNRDDIKDHRVIRDEVFSNNSLCNNCHLFHFPQKHFPEVEYTNVIMQGTGSESDRLISKVTKTELCVNCHLKNNHKLNGTVFDLDWMDNWKVDVATTAKDKEHLVQLTLKFPKMGHKFPTGDLFRSLVFRIFDKNQNVISEYRFERKMRLVDLYEIRDTRLSPNSDTKFTKSFLVKEIPDQCELVYHLQLPIEHELIGHLSEFGLKRKIFRDNCFKKTNKM
- a CDS encoding alpha/beta fold hydrolase — its product is MLGKFKNANSFKESGSYFDYKGRSIFYGTIGKGETLLLLHGYPFNSYDWNWVLEDFSNHFNLVYLDFLGMGFSEKPKNHKYSFEEYVDIINSLMKELNIKEVQILAHDLAVSVVQEMLATDQNLNFKIKSVAFMNGGLFTDVYKPRLIQRLLSQTPNIVGKFISKKMSRRSVESSLQKVFGPNTQPNEILLEEYWNILNYNDGKNIAYLIGRLVFEKVHYQTRWIQAQKNTNIPFCYICGPFDPNSGTHMAIRFKKEYPFAPVFYLSSFIGHWPQIEAPAEVVSAYLQFQKEIISNPS
- a CDS encoding NAD(P)H-dependent oxidoreductase; translated protein: MNQNILVVLGHPNPNSYCAQLAETYSEAAKKSGDSVTLLKIGELNFDYNLNHGYSKDKKQELEPDIIKSQMLIQNADHLVFVYPSWWASMPAMLKAWIDRVFLPGFAFSYQKHSPFPKQLLKGKTARILITMDAPTWYYKWFNRSPGVQLLKHGTLEFCGIKPVKVTYFDQIRFRKQNTLDKWIKKSERMGSRGE